One stretch of Coffea eugenioides isolate CCC68of unplaced genomic scaffold, Ceug_1.0 ScVebR1_2922;HRSCAF=4045, whole genome shotgun sequence DNA includes these proteins:
- the LOC113757291 gene encoding uncharacterized protein LOC113757291: MSVAEYEVQFTKLSRFAPELIATEQRRVRRFVQGLNVEIQEGLAAVRIDTFADAIKRAQRVEVARGQVKSFQAKKRFAPSSGREPMYGNAPPAKMGRGTSGMTSSGAPRGALARGTGIRNAGGRNNGARGGSNGRGQSRNTSSGGRAIIPQVTCAYCKKPGHTIDGCWKKQGKCLRCGSSEHQISGCPKMQEGTTPNARPNTSGGSRPTVPTRVYAIEDQPIPDSSEVVEGTLPIFHRLAKVLIDPGATHSFVNPSFMSRIDVKPVRLPFDLEVRTPMGNKKTTTSLAYKNCEFWIGERKMLVDLISLDIKGYDVIIGMDFLGHYHAKLDCRAKVVEFCIPGEATLRLDVKGRLASSAMISGIRARKMLSRGAQGFLAFLINAPSDQVKLEDVPVVREFPDVFSEELKTLPPEREVEFKIDLVPGTAPISKTPYRMAPAELKELKIQL, from the coding sequence atgagtgtcgccgaatatgaggtCCAATTTACGAAGCTGTCCCGctttgctcctgaattgatagccacggagcaaaggcgTGTCAGAAGGTTTGTGCAGGGGCTGAATGTGGAAATACAGGAAGGTTTAGCTGCCGTGAGGATAGACACTTTCGCAGATGCCATCAAGAGAGCCCAGAGAGTTGAAGTAGCTAGAGGCCAAGTGAAATCCTTTCaggccaagaaaagatttgctCCTAGTAGTGGTCGGGAGCCGATGTATGGGAATGCTCCACCGGCCAAAATGGGCCGAGGAACCAGCGGAATGACTAGTTCTGGAGCACCACGAGGCGCACTAGCGAGAGGAACCGGGATAAGGAATGCAGGGGGAAGAAATAATGGAGCTAGAGGGGGATCGAATGGAAGGGGACAATCTAGGAATACCTCGTCGGGGGGCCGAGCAATAATTCCCCAAGTGACTTGCGCCTATTGTAAGAAACCTGGTCATACTATAGACGGTTGCTGGAAGAAGCAAGGAAAGTGCTTGAGGTGCGGAAGTAGTGAGCACCAAATTTCTGGATGTCCAAAAATGCAGGAAGGGACTACTCCAAACGCTAGACCAAACACTTCTGGAGGGAGCCGGCCGACAGTTCCTACCAGAGTGTATGCTATAGAGGACCAACCTATACCTGATTCCTCGGAAGTTGTGGAAGGTACACTTCCGATTTTTCATCGATTAGCTAAAGTGTTAATTGACCCTGGTGCAACTCATTCATTCGTAAATCCATCTTTTATGTCTAGAATCGACGTGAAACCCGTTAGATTACCCTTTGAccttgaagttaggacaccaATGGGTAATAAGAAGACAACCACTAGCCTAGCCTATAAGAATTGTGAGTTCTGGATTGGAGAGCGTAAAATGCTAGTGGATCTAATCAGTCTGGACATAAAAGGTTACGACGTTAtaataggaatggattttctagGCCATTATCATGCTAAGCTTGACTGCCGAGCAAAAGTAGTGGAATTTTGTATACCTGGAGAAGCAACCCTGAGATTAGATGTTAAGGGTAGGTTAGCATCGTCTGCTATGATCTCAGGAATTCGGGCAAGGAAGATGTTGTCTAGaggagcgcaaggtttcttAGCCTTCTTGATTAACGCTCCTAGTGATCAAGTGAAGTTGGAGGATGTACCAGTGGTacgggaatttccggatgtttTTTCCGAAGAGCTAAAGACTTTACCGCCGGAAAGAGAAGTGGAGTTCAAGATTGACTTGGTGCCTGGAACGGCTCCAATTTCtaagactccgtaccgaatggctcctgccgagctaAAGGAGTTGAAAATTCAACTGTAG
- the LOC113757290 gene encoding uncharacterized protein LOC113757290 produces the protein MGTHPESSDRPVTAPLADLANRGAQLSEVLNKFNELNMEITTQRRMIDQLVAGSGSGGQPEPLPTNQPESQPILLPYTQTPFTPHFPNPHEETFIYPTHGLPHTQAPAIQTNPPHPQIPQNYPHISPNMPLEPQGPHYYSIAEPFNMDTATQGKAEAGESSASIDKNLLKRLDRFEEFIRKSQGLNKQGGLDYNELCLFPDMQLPMGFKTPKFSKYDGTGNPKTHLRMFANKLGKPIDDENLPVRLFPESLEGDALDWYSNLKPEDMRTWMDLSTAFVRQYEYNCKLAPTRTTLEGTKRRPFEDHKTYAKRWRKLAAKVEPPMTEDEIVHTFIKTHDPPYFEEIFRMTGCSFAAIINKLEEYDEYVKAGKIVNVLALKSQLDALQGQSNNGKEPQ, from the coding sequence ATGGGTACACACCCGGAATCATCCGACAGGCCTGTAACGGCCCCGTTAGCTGATTTGGCAAACCGAGGAGCTCAACTGAGTGaagttttgaataaattcaatgAGCTGAATATGGAAATAACCACACAACGACGCATGATCGACCAGTTGGTTGCTGGTAGTGGTAGCGGTGGTCAACCTGAGCCTTTACCTACTAACCAACCTGAATCGCAACCAATACTTTTACCCTATACTCAAACCCCCTTTACCCCGCATTTTCCAAATCCGCATGAAGAAACTTTTATCTATCCCACTCATGGCCTACCCCATACCCAGGCACCCGCTATCCAAACCAATCCTCCTCACCCCCAAATTCCCCAAAATTATCCACACATTAGTCCGAATATGCCACTCGAACCTCAGGGACCACATTATTACTCCATCGCTGAGCCATTTAACATGGATACCGCCACCCAAGGGAAAGCAGAAGCTGGGGAGTCATCCGCGTCGATAGATAAGAATTTGCTAAAGCGATTGGATCGGTTTGAGGAGTTCAtaaggaaaagccaaggtttgaacaaacaaggaggTCTGGACTACAACGAGCTGTGCCTATTTCCGGATATGCAATTGCCCATGGGTTTCAAAACGCCCAAGTTTAGCAAGTATGACGGAACGGGCAACCCCAAGACGCATCTCCGAatgttcgccaacaagttgggcaagccaaTAGATGACGAGAATCTACCAGTTCGTTTGTTTCCTGAAAGCTTAGAAGGCGATGCACTGGACTGGTATTCCAATTTGAAGCCCGAGGATATGAGGACATGGATGGACTTATCAaccgcttttgtaaggcaatacgaaTACAATTGCAAGCTGGCTCCAACGAGGACCACATTGGAGGGAACCAAGAGGAGACCATTCGAGGACCACAAGACATATGCgaagagatggaggaaattgGCCGCCAAGGTGGAGCCTCCCATGACTGAAGATGAGATTGTTCATACGTTCATCAAAACTCATGACCCGCCCTATTTTGAGGAGATTTTTCGCATGACCGGGTGTTCATTTGCAGCAATTATCAATAAGTTGGAGGAATATGACGAATACGTCAAAGCAGGGAAAATTGTCAATGTATTAGCTTTAAAATCACAGTTGGACGCCTTGCAAGGTCAGAGTAATAATGGAAAGGAGCCTCAAC